The genomic interval TTGGCCGATAAACCGAGTAGTTCAGCAGCATGCTGTTTATTGAATCCTGCCATCACATGGCCGTACACATCCATATCCAAAGCCTGTAACAGCATAAAAGAGGTAGCCATACCAATATCATGCATGTAATAATGATTTTTCTGCTGGGTATCGGGCAGCTCACGGATGCCTATAGCAGCTACCAGTGCAGCTGCATTTTTTGCCCAGGGTACATTGCCGGCTGCCAGCGTTGAAAGCAGCTTGTCAAAACCGGGCGTACCACGTAATGCATATATAAAGCGCCAGGGCTGTGAATTGTTTGCACTGGGCGCCCATGTTCCGGCTTCAAGAATGGTCTCAAC from Chitinophaga filiformis carries:
- a CDS encoding nitroreductase family protein is translated as MSPIKIANTKNEVLDLIKKRWSPRSFSNKDLATATVETILEAGTWAPSANNSQPWRFIYALRGTPGFDKLLSTLAAGNVPWAKNAAALVAAIGIRELPDTQQKNHYYMHDIGMATSFMLLQALDMDVYGHVMAGFNKQHAAELLGLSANEEAVSMLALGYIDSAEKLDEPYKTRELTPRSRNPIAAIAAHLD